A window of Castanea sativa cultivar Marrone di Chiusa Pesio chromosome 1, ASM4071231v1 contains these coding sequences:
- the LOC142643622 gene encoding uncharacterized protein LOC142643622: MGDHFVLLVDRLLTESTLEAAIEREKLLQQAMPSASKDYLSSSHRIDFNTSLSPSKLVECKICHDEDEESNMETPCSCCGSLKYAHRKCVQRWCNEKGDTTCEICHQQFKPGYTAPPLFHYAGSPINFRGNWEISRRDLNNPQFIAMVATDREFLDNDFDEYSAPTSRSLICCRLVAIIFLVLLVLRHSLPIIISGAGEYSLTLFTLLMLRTIGILLPIYIMVRAFTAIQRQRNLQDPPFSLATSDEENNLPQHQSRVIHVL, encoded by the exons ATGGGGGATCACTTTGTATTATTGGTGGATCGGTTACTCACTGAATCTACTCTTGAAGCTGctattgagagagaaaaactgttGCAGCAAGCCATGCCCTCAGCAAGCAAAGATTATTTGAGTTCTTCCCACAGGATTGATTTCAATACCAGTTTATCTCCAAGTAAATTGGTAGAGTGTAAGATTTGCCATGATGAGGATGAAGAGTCAAACATGGAGACACCCTGTTCTTGCTGTGGTAGCTTGAAG TATGCTCACCGTAAATGTGTACAAAGATGGTGCAATGAGAAGGGAGACACTACCTGTGAGATCTGCCACCag CAATTTAAGCCGGGTTATACAGCACCTCCTCTGTTTCACTATGCTGGTAGTCCAATCAACTTCAG GGGAAATTGGGAGATTTCCAGAAGGGACCTGAACAACCCTCAATTTATAGCTATGGTTGCTACTGATCGTGAATTTCTGGACAATGACTTTGATGAGTATTCAGCTCCCACTTCAAGGAGCCTAATATGCTGCCGTTTAGTTGCTATAAtt TTTTTGGTTCTTCTGGTTTTACGTCATAGTCTGCCAATCATAATCAGTGGAGCTGGAGAATACTCATTAACATTGTTCACG TTACTCATGTTGAGGACCATTGGGATTCTTTTGCCAATCTACATCATGGTTAGAGCATTCACTGCCATCCAGCGTCAAAGAAACCTTCAG GATCCTCCTTTCTCCCTTGCCACATCAGACGAGGAAAACAACTTACCACAGCATCAATCACGTGTTATTCATGTTCTGTAA
- the LOC142628098 gene encoding uncharacterized protein LOC142628098 has product MAWSVWTQRNQVRLDQPNCMLSEIAQPPPIDLYKINYDGATYDSENKSGIGVVIRDSHGSAIASLSQQLPRLCQATEIEILVATRALEYATKIGITDAVLEGDSLLVVQAISAATQSLSPLGFLIDDATSFNSFFNELHYSRTKVAYNLAWHARNLSNYVVWIEFVPPPSLFFFSG; this is encoded by the exons ATGGCCTGGTCTGTTTGGACGCAGAGAAATCAAGTCAGACTCGATCAGCCCAACTGCATGCTCTCGGAAATTGCTCAG CCTCCCCCTATTGATTTGTATAAAATCAACTACGATGGTGCCACTTACGATTCAGAGAATAAGTCGGGCATTGGTGTTGTTATTCGAGACTCACATGGTTCAGCTATTGCATCGCTTTCTCAGCAGCTACCACGTCTGTGTCAAGCAACAGAAATTGAAATTCTGGTAGCAACCAGGGCACTAGAATATGCTACAAAGATTGGGATTACCGATGCAGTGTTGGAAGGGGACTCTCTGTTGGTTGTTCAAGCTATATCTGCTGCTACACAGTCCTTGTCTCCTCTTGGTTTTTTGATAGATGATGCTACGtcttttaatagtttttttaatgaattacaTTACTCTCGTACAAAGGTTGCCTATAACCTAGCTTGGCACGCTAGAAATCTCTCAAACTATGTTGTGTGGATAGAGTTTGTTCCTCCACCttctttattcttcttttcaGGCTGA
- the LOC142628109 gene encoding uncharacterized protein LOC142628109, whose amino-acid sequence MNKDAATIWGECQKCQLSLDKEEIYVVFVTEDWRTPFMEYLTQGILPTNKTLDNRLKKLVVRYFLHNVILFKRGYNGDPLRCLGPKEAREAVREVHSGNCGSHPGKRRLYMQLLQLGFYWPTMKKDFEELVKTCHACQVLGDAIHTHPNVLQDMTTP is encoded by the coding sequence ATGAATAAGGATGCTGCAACTATATGGGGGGAATGTCAAAAGTGTCAGCTTTCGTTGGACAAGGAAGAAATTTATGTTGTGTTTGTAACAGAAGATTGGAGGACCCCATTCATGGAATACTTGACTCAAGGGATCCTGCCAACTAACAAGACACTAGACAACCGGCTCAAGAAACTCGTTGTTAGATACTTCTTGCATAATGTAATCTTGTTCAAAAGAGGGTACAATGGGGATCCCCTAAGATGCCTAGGGCCTAAGGAAGCTAGAGAAGCAGTCAGGGAAGTCCACTCCGGTAACTGTGGAAGTCACCCGGGAAAGAGAAGGCTCTACATGCAGTTGTTGCAGTTGGGGTTCTACTGGCCTACAATGAAGAAAGACTTCGAGGAGCTGGTTAAAACGTGCCACGCATGCCAAGTACTTGGAGATGCAATCCATACTCATCCAAATGTTCTGCAAGATATGACCACACCATAG
- the LOC142628116 gene encoding uncharacterized protein LOC142628116: protein MEAIPLKKATGAAVANFIREHIITRFGILSRLISDNGTPFINKDMKNLTEVYHIKHSRSTPYYPQGNSQAKAINRVKATGFSPFSLVYGIEAISPVKLVIPTLRVVLEEIEEGTDDTNNEGRLADLKGLKEE from the exons ATGGAGGCCATCCCTTTAAAGAAGGCCACTGGAGCAGCCGTGGCAAATTTCATTCGAGAACACATCATTACACGCTTTGGGATCCTTAGTAGACTGATTAGTGACAATGGTACACCATTCATAAATAAGGATATGAAGAATCTAACTGAGGTGTATCACATCAAGCACAGTAGATCTACGCCATACTATCCACAAGGAAATAGCCAAGCCAAAGCCATCAACAGAGTG AAAGCCACAGGTTTTTCACCATTCTCCCTAGTTTATGGGATAGAGGCTATCAGCCCCGTGAAGCTAGTCATACCCACACTAAGGGTAGTACTTGAAGAAATCGAAGAAGGCACTGATGACACAAATAATGAAGGAAGGTTAGCAGATCTAAAGGGGCTGAAAGAAGAGTGA